Proteins encoded by one window of Microplitis demolitor isolate Queensland-Clemson2020A chromosome 6, iyMicDemo2.1a, whole genome shotgun sequence:
- the LOC103574402 gene encoding uncharacterized protein LOC103574402, whose translation MADFSLSSDGFDLEDTSNFRQSVPIGTNGLPHLNEKQSQSKSTKETDKSDNVPEPDISTSRMDSFALKSALFLKITPTELEKYLCTNYSTKMILQVCKEKVLTNQQSDAVVDVIVNQLLLIHNKWEHSHFATLTENITKIFTQETPLTYFTAPIKKQDSKTGQSIPPKGKFSDKFKNILSASRKLTGLIKKRKGSSLNSSEKVPRFTDQSIDIQRSVKWLSENDSPEDELLVHWDATSKYRNKWIMGNNFSPLSHIFTQWPQLTDEKLAPRLVDIDFANLYDCTQLDSKKWFNFVETILKYHPPICDNGKTLRDSSKLESISENLRVISQLLLLPNLVAPKNRYKNDNPSLNNKRCTVTGAKDSLVVLVKDASELEKKQEEIKKLSKNQPVQPHIVAIGSISPGKITEIYVSVDSYFYSVSSAIEAIDICFKLFHILNAEYPPPSLHIWTLIQEGIYHLEIPNAARIPYIEKLLNLLKKSSILNRDQRQDDT comes from the exons ATGGCCGATTTTTCTTTAAGCAGCGATGGCTTTGATCTCGAAGATACtt cAAATTTTCGACAATCGGTCCCAATTGGGACTAATGGCTTACcgcatttaaatgaaaaacaaagtcAAAGCAAATCAACCAAGGAAACAGACAAG AGCGATAATGTTCCTGAGCCTGATATAAGTACATCCAGAATGGACTCATTTGCTTTAAAAAGtgcattgtttttaaaaattactcctACAGAATTAGAAAAGTACTTATGTACAAATTATAGTACGAAAATGATTCTACAGGTTTGcaaagaaaaagttttaacCAATCAACAGAGTGATGCGGTAGTGGATGTAATCGTAAATCAATTACTTTTGATTCACAATAa ATGGGAACATTCCCATTTTGCAACACTGACtgaaaatataactaaaattttcactCAGGAAACTCCATTAACTTATTTCACCGCTCCcataaaaaaacaagattCCAAAACGGGACAATCGATTCCCCCTAAGGGTAAATtctctgataaatttaaaaatattttaagtgcAAGTCGAAAACTTActggattaattaaaaaacgaaAGGGGTCGTCATTAAATTCATCGGAAAAAGTTCCAAGATTTACAG ATCAATCCATTGATATTCAGAGAAGCGTTAAATGGTTATCAGAAAATGATAGTCCAGAAGATGAACTTTTGGTTCACTGGGATGCAACATCGAAATACCGTAATAAATGGATAATGGGCAATAACTTCTCTCCGCTGAGTCATATTTTTACTCAATGGCCACAATTAACAGATGAAAAATTAGCACCAAGACTCGTCGATATTGACTTTGCAAATTTGTATGATTGTACTCAAttagatagtaaaaaatggtTTAACTTCGTTGAAACAATTTTGAAATACCATCCACCAATATGTGACAATGGGAAAACGTTACGAGACTCAAGTAAATTAGAGAGTATTTCTGAAA atTTACGTGTCATTTCTCAATTACTATTGCTACCTAATCTCGTCGCTCCAAAAAATAGATACAAGAATGACAATCCTAGCTTAAATAATAAGAGATGTACTGTGACTGGAGCTAAAGACAGCCTGGTGGTCCTCGTTAAA GATGCTAgcgaattagaaaaaaaacaagaggaaattaaaaagttatccaaaaatcAACCTGTTCAACCTCACATTGTTGCTATTGGATCTATTTCTCCGGGAAAGATAACCGAAATCTACGTTTCCGTTgacagttatttttattcagtttCATCGGCAATAGAAGCAATAGATATTTGTTTCAAACTTTTTCACATACTAAATGCTGAGTATCCACCTCCAAGTTTACACATCTGGACACTTATCCAGGAAGGAATATATCACCTTGAAATTCCCAATGCCGCCCGAATCCCGTACATTGAAAAACTACTGAATCTATTGAAGAAGAGCTCAATTCTTAATAGAGATCAGAGACAAGACGACACTTAA
- the LOC103574403 gene encoding uncharacterized protein F54H12.2-like, producing the protein MNHYVEYYQVQAGGGYTEKYNRFGRVYVGAPYQRGHGIGAFLGGLFQRVLPFLGKAARAIGKEALNAGLNVVSDVSTRGIPLRDALEHRLTDAGFNLKRKAQEKIDKIMTGECAKSELDLFTIPLTQKSVEYSQWTHYNPVSLITDDSPIEFVIPGHGDEYIDSPHTMLKIRVQIIAADGTHAAADKVDPVNNLLHSMFNQIDVFFNQNLISPPINAYAYRAYIETLLNYSSDAKNSHLGLTLWSNDTSGAFDNPVGGIGENDNNVSNKGQEERAGITKNRAKFDLLGHLHCDIFNQDTFFLNGVEMRLRLIHTKYSFRFMDSTNKNYKIHLLESSLIVRKAKLAPGILLGHAKALSQTTAKYPPTRVEIKSYVLHAGILSQTIDNAILGQLPKRVIIGFVDNRAYNGDRTLNPFNFDNHGINFFCLYVGGKQVPGKALQPQFSENDYLEAEAYNTLFTGTGIHFPDYGNNITRKNYSKGYCLFAFDLTPDLSAHFATH; encoded by the exons atgaatcattacGTTGAATATTATCAAGTACAGGCTGGTGGGGgttacactgaaaaatataatcggtTCGGTCGTGTATACGTAGGTGCACCTTACCAGCGTGGTCACGGTATTGGTGCTTTTTTGGGTGGTTTATTTCAGCGTGTATTACCATTTTTGGGTAAAGCTGCTCGTGCTATCGGTAAAGAAGCACTCAATGCGGGGTTAAATGTTGTTAGTGATGTTTCAACACGCGGTATACCACTGAGAGACGCTCTAGAACATCGTTTGACGGATGCTGGTTTCAATTTAAAACGTAAGGCCCaagaaaaaatcgataaaataatGACAGG CGAGTGTGCCAAGTCAGAATTGGACTTATTTACTATACCACTAACACAAAAGAGCGTCGAATATTCACAATGGACGCACTACAATCCAGTTTCTTTAATAACAGATGACTCGCCCATTGAATTTGTTATACCTGGGCATGGTGACGAATACATCGATTCACCTCATACAATGTTAAAAATACGGGTACAAATAATTGCTGCTGACGGAACTCACGCTGCGGCCGATAAAGTCGAtcctgtaaataatttattacactcAATGTTCAATCAAATTGATGTGTTTTTCAATCAAAACTTGATTTCACCGCCTATCAATGCTTATGCTTACCGAGCATACATTGaaacattattaaattacagtaGTGATGCGAAGAATTCACATTTAGGTTTAACTTTGTGGTCTAATGATACCAGCGGGGCGTTTGATAATCCTGTAGGAGGTATTGGTGAAAATGACAACAATGTTAGTAACAAAGGGCAAGAAGAACGTGCGGGGATTACTAAAAACCGTGCGAAATTTGATTTACTTGGACATCTACattgtgatatttttaatcaagatacgttttttttaaacggtGTAGAAATGCGCTTACGTTTAATACATACGAAATATTCATTTCGTTTTATGGAcagtacaaataaaaattacaaaatacatTTACTTGAGTCATCACTTATTGTAAGAAAAGCTAAACTAGCGCCAGGTATACTTTTGGGTCACGCCAAGGCTTTGTCACAAACAACGGCAAAGTACCCCCCGACGcgtgttgaaataaaatcatatgtgTTACACGCAGGTATTTTAAGTCAAACAATAGATAATGCTATATTAGGACAGCTACCTAAACGAGTGATTATTGGTTTTGTTGATAATCGTGCATACAACGGTGACAGAACATTAAAcccttttaattttgataatcatggtatcaactttttttgtctttatgTTGGCGGTAAGCAAGTACCAGGTAAAGCATTACAACCACAATTTTCTGAGAATGATTATTTAGAAGCTGAAGCATACAACACCCTTTTTACCGGTACGGGTATACATTTTCCTGACTATGGTAACAACATTACACgaaaaaattactccaaaGGATATTGTTTGTTCGCATTCGACTTGACGCCTGATCTATCTGCTCATTTTGCTACCCACTGA